The genomic DNA TAATCTTTGGTCGTCCCATCATCCCACCTCGTGAAGCGTGAAATGTAACGCATCAGGCGCAACAGTTTCTCTGCGCCCGCCGTGTCCCCCCTCACGCATGTTCATGACCCGTCCAGCCGCCGACCTTGAAATTGATCGTGCAGACAAAATTATCCCCATCATAAAAATTCACTTTGATTTTCTTCTTGCCATACGTCACCGCGAGGAATTCCTCCGGCGCGTCGACCAATGCCTGATATCCGCCCGGCGGATAGTCGCCTAACTCATGAAACACCACGATCATGCCGGCCTTCACTTCTTCCAGAAGCTTGGCCGTGCAACGCGGGTAAATTTCCCAGAACTTGGCGTCGATCTGCTCCCGCGTCGGCTCAGGCCGCTCTTCACCCGGCTTGATGTCTCGATTCGCAAACTTGGCTTGCCGCCGGACGTAGGGATACTGATGCCCCGTGAACAGCTTATACAGCCAGGGCGGCACAGTCGGTCGTGATGACGGCTCAGACATCGTAGCTCAGCTCCAATATTCAAAATCCTGGGCGACCGACTATGCGGTCAGCCGATGGTAAATCTTCGGAAGCTTCTCCGGCAACTCCTCCACGCGATCAATGACCACGTACCGGACATCTCCATACATCCGCCGAAGATAGGGATCTGCCTGCTTGTCGATCGTGATACAGACCGGCTCAATCCCGCAGGCTCGGGCTTCCCGTAACGCCATTCGGGTATCTTCCAGCGCATACTCGTCCTTATATCCGTCATCCAACGGGCGTCCATCGCTGATGACGACCAGTAGTCGCGTCTTGGCTTGGCGAGCCAGCAGTTTACTCGCGGCATGTCGGATCGCCGCCCCGTCCCGATTCTGCTGGAGCGGAACGATCCCTCCCAATTTGGCCCCCGCGCGGCCGGTGACCGACTCATCGAACCCTTTGACCACCACGAAATCCACCTGCTGCCGGCCCTGTCCGGAATATCCATACACCGCGAACTGGTCGCCGATAGCAGCCAGCGCCTCACAGAGTAACACCAGCCCCTGCTTCTCAATGTCGATGATCCGTCGCCCTTGCTCCACCTGTCGGCTGGTAGAGCCGCTGAGATCGACCAGAAATGCGGCCGCCACCTCACGTTCCCGCTTTTCGCGCCGCACATAGATCCGTTCCGATGGCTCGATACCCGCCTCCAGATCAGCGAGCCGGCACACCAGGGCATCCATATCCAAATCTTCCCCGTCGACCTGGCCAGGCACACGCAGGAGTCCTGGCGGACGTAGACTCTCAAAATACCGCCTCAGCAACCGGACTGGTCCCCGCTGAGCCGCCAAGGTCTCTTCGACAAACTCGGAGGCCCCTTCGGCGGCTTCCCGCTCCAGCACACGAGACCAGTTCATGCGATAGTCTTGAATGGCGGCATCCCATTCGTGGTACCGCACGGCCTTGGTTGCCCCGGCTTTTTCATCTTGCGGTTGACGTCCCTCGCCCTCCACCGCCAGCATGTCTTCCACCATGGTGGGTGGGCGTCGCCCGGCCACCAATACCTCCTCCGACATCTGCTGCGACCGTGCCGTGCCGGCTCCTGACGATCCACCGGAGTCGCCAGCCAACCCTGCACCTCCCTCGCTGTCCCCCTGGCCGGAAGCCGCGTGATCCTCAGACGTCGAGTCGGTTCGATCTCTCACCAGATTCGGATCCATCGCGCCGCGGTAGTCCCAGTTGTCCATGGGGCGATAGGTATCGGAGAGATCTTCCGAGGACTTGGGAGCAGGGATCGACTCTTGAGGCGCCTCCGCCTCATCCTGGGTAGGGATCGCCTCCCGACGGATTTTCAGCAACTCGTCCATCCGCACATAGAGCCGGTCCGCCAGTCGCACCGCTTCTTCCGCGCTCGCCTGCGCATGCAAGATGGTCCGACAGAGTCCCCAGAGTTCCTCGACTTCGCGTTTCACGGCATCTGGAATCAGAACGGAATCTGCTTCGGCAGTGGAGAGGAGCAACAACTGGTCCACGACCAATTCGCGCACCGTCATCCCATGTGCAAGCCCACGAACAGTCACGGCGTCTTTGGCCACAGAGGCCAACTCCCGTTGCAACCCCGGATATTCGGCGCGAAGCAGATACTCCACCCTGGCATCCTCGGTGAGGGCCCAGAGATCGCGAATCAGACCGGGCTGAGGATACCGTGCAAACACATCCCCAAGGGTACGGGCTTCAAGCGGGGCCTTGCGTCCATATCGTTGCGTGAGGTCTTCGGTCAGATCCTGCAAGCGGGCCATGGACAGGTCGAACGTGCCGAACTCGAGGTGCCCGGCCTCATGCGCAGCCATGACCATATAGAGGCGCACATTGTCGTCATACGTCGGATACCGCCTGACAATGGAGGGAAGCCCGATACTCCGGCCATCTTCACTGACGGTGGCGCGCGCCATCGGCTGGGCCGATTCAAGCGTATGGGGCAGGTCGTGGATGCGTATATCCCGGCCACACAGCGCCTGGGCAAATAAACTGACCCGCCGGGCGATTTGTCGAAGTGGGACCCCGCTCATCGCCTGTGACACCGCGCCCAACGCTTTCTCGGACTCCATGGCGAAATAGGCGCGGCCCCCCTCCAGGCTGAATTCCAACACCTCCATACCGGATGCAAACCAGTTCTGGAACTTCGCGAAGGCTCCTTCGCCCGTTCCGATGAGCGCGACCAATTCAGGACATCGCCGCAGATAGGCCAGGGCCGTGTCGGCATCACGCTCGGCC from Nitrospira sp. includes the following:
- a CDS encoding VWA domain-containing protein; this translates as MASGRASQQLLDLLANQLGQDSAAAVVTAIAESARRADTVDGVLVLLEELTDEAPKAARGAIDALADLHRRGLLADVLSWLDLGVALAADSGALALRFFKESPLLLGLLEPSQRSVVLTAGLELADRQANVAVEFIRISPEVIGVLSPEDWPTWLDLACELAETDFALAVEYIRQIPSIAPVLTLELMRPWVRFGMKLIVENSLGKPDYLGALEFFRTSPAILRDIPDQEQRHQVIRLGAQMAERSPEAGIAALAEAPSILRGLPDDEWRMQVLRYGSLVAERDADTALAYLRRCPELVALIGTGEGAFAKFQNWFASGMEVLEFSLEGGRAYFAMESEKALGAVSQAMSGVPLRQIARRVSLFAQALCGRDIRIHDLPHTLESAQPMARATVSEDGRSIGLPSIVRRYPTYDDNVRLYMVMAAHEAGHLEFGTFDLSMARLQDLTEDLTQRYGRKAPLEARTLGDVFARYPQPGLIRDLWALTEDARVEYLLRAEYPGLQRELASVAKDAVTVRGLAHGMTVRELVVDQLLLLSTAEADSVLIPDAVKREVEELWGLCRTILHAQASAEEAVRLADRLYVRMDELLKIRREAIPTQDEAEAPQESIPAPKSSEDLSDTYRPMDNWDYRGAMDPNLVRDRTDSTSEDHAASGQGDSEGGAGLAGDSGGSSGAGTARSQQMSEEVLVAGRRPPTMVEDMLAVEGEGRQPQDEKAGATKAVRYHEWDAAIQDYRMNWSRVLEREAAEGASEFVEETLAAQRGPVRLLRRYFESLRPPGLLRVPGQVDGEDLDMDALVCRLADLEAGIEPSERIYVRREKREREVAAAFLVDLSGSTSRQVEQGRRIIDIEKQGLVLLCEALAAIGDQFAVYGYSGQGRQQVDFVVVKGFDESVTGRAGAKLGGIVPLQQNRDGAAIRHAASKLLARQAKTRLLVVISDGRPLDDGYKDEYALEDTRMALREARACGIEPVCITIDKQADPYLRRMYGDVRYVVIDRVEELPEKLPKIYHRLTA